The region CCCTACGCCCCGGAACCCGAAAAATTGGCAGACGCCATCAAAGGTTTTAGGGCCATGAAGTTCTGCGGGGCAAATGTCACGATTCCCTACAAGACACCCGTGATGGACCTTGTAGACGAACTTTCGGACATTTCGAAGTTTACCGGCAGCGTGAATACGCTCTACTGGAAAGACGGCGTTGTCGGGGGCACTCTATGCGGTACGACAACCGACCCCTACGGATGCATCCGCAACCTGCAGGAATCGGGAGTTGAGCCCTCGAACAAAAGGGTCGCGCTCCTCGGAAACGGCGGTGCAGCCAAGGCGATCGCCTACACGCTTGCCGAAATGCAGAACAGGCTCACCATCGTGTGCCGCAGCCGCGAAAAAGGCCAAGCGCTCGCCGATAGCCTGAACCAGTTCTTTAACGGCAAGGCGCCCCAGGTTGAAGTCGCCACGTTCGATGAATTCCCGAGCATTTCCCAACGCATCGAAATCATCATCAATGCGACCTCCGTGGGCATGACACCAAACGAAGACCAATCGCCATTGACCGAAGAATCCTTGCACCCCACGCAAGCCGTGATGGACATCGTGTACACGCCGCCCATGACCAAGCTTTTGCAAATGGCAAAGGCCAAGGGGTGCAAATTCGTGACCGGCGAAGGAATGCTGGTGCACCAGGGCATCGAAAGCTTTAGAAAATGGTTCCCCGAAGAAACCAAGAACAAGACGAACGACGAACTCGCACAGATTATGCGTAAAGGAATGCAGGGCTAATATGAACAAGCACATCTTTTTCACCGGATTCATGGCAAGCGGAAAATCCCGCACCGGACGCGCCCTGGCAGAACGGCTCAACCGCCCCTACGTGGATACCGACGCCGTTATCGTCGAACGCGCAGGCAAGACCATCAGCGAAATTTTTGAACAGGAAGGCGAAGCCAAGTTC is a window of uncultured Fibrobacter sp. DNA encoding:
- the aroE gene encoding shikimate dehydrogenase; this translates as MSQLILNGKTETLCIFGHPVGHSKSPLMHNALFEALGINAAYLPYAPEPEKLADAIKGFRAMKFCGANVTIPYKTPVMDLVDELSDISKFTGSVNTLYWKDGVVGGTLCGTTTDPYGCIRNLQESGVEPSNKRVALLGNGGAAKAIAYTLAEMQNRLTIVCRSREKGQALADSLNQFFNGKAPQVEVATFDEFPSISQRIEIIINATSVGMTPNEDQSPLTEESLHPTQAVMDIVYTPPMTKLLQMAKAKGCKFVTGEGMLVHQGIESFRKWFPEETKNKTNDELAQIMRKGMQG